The following are from one region of the Streptomyces tuirus genome:
- a CDS encoding M20/M25/M40 family metallo-hydrolase, whose translation MSETDTARSVTGEDEVVDLCRELIQIDTSNYGDHSGPGERKAAEYVAEKLAEVGLEPQIFESHPGRASTVARIEGEDPSRPALLIHGHTDVVPANADDWTHHPFSGEVADGCVWGRGAVDMKDMDAMTLAVVRDRLRSGRKPPRDIVLAFLADEEAGGTYGAKHLVRNHPDLFEGVTEAISEVGGFSFTVSEQRRLYMIQTAEKGMHWMKLSVAGTAGHGSMIHRDNAITELSEAVARLGRHKFPVRVTKTTRAFLDELGDALGTELDPEDMESTLARLGGIAKFIGATLSNTANPTQLGAGYKVNVIPGEATAHVDGRFLPGHEEEFLADLDRILGPNVRREDVHADKAVETTFDGALVAAMQSALLAEDPTAKAIPYMLSGGTDAKSFDDLGIRGFGFVPLKLPPELDFAGMFHGVDERVPVEGLRFGVRVLDRFIDAS comes from the coding sequence GTGAGCGAGACGGACACGGCCAGGAGCGTCACCGGCGAGGACGAGGTCGTGGACCTCTGCCGCGAGCTGATCCAGATCGACACCAGCAACTACGGCGACCACTCGGGTCCGGGCGAACGCAAGGCGGCCGAGTACGTCGCCGAGAAGCTCGCCGAGGTCGGGCTCGAGCCGCAGATCTTCGAGTCCCACCCGGGCCGCGCCTCCACGGTGGCCCGGATCGAGGGCGAGGACCCCTCCCGGCCCGCGCTCCTCATCCACGGCCACACCGACGTCGTACCGGCCAACGCGGACGACTGGACGCACCACCCCTTCTCCGGCGAGGTCGCCGACGGCTGTGTGTGGGGCCGCGGGGCGGTCGACATGAAGGACATGGACGCGATGACCCTGGCGGTCGTCCGCGACCGGCTGCGCAGCGGGCGCAAGCCCCCGCGCGACATCGTCCTCGCGTTCCTCGCCGACGAGGAGGCCGGTGGCACGTACGGAGCCAAGCACCTCGTGCGCAACCACCCCGACCTGTTCGAGGGCGTCACCGAGGCGATCAGCGAGGTGGGCGGATTCTCGTTCACCGTCAGCGAGCAGCGGCGGCTCTACATGATCCAGACGGCCGAGAAGGGCATGCACTGGATGAAGCTCAGTGTGGCCGGCACCGCCGGGCACGGGTCGATGATCCACCGGGACAACGCGATCACCGAGCTGTCGGAGGCCGTCGCTCGGCTCGGGCGGCACAAGTTCCCGGTGCGCGTCACCAAGACCACCCGCGCCTTCCTCGACGAGCTCGGTGACGCCCTCGGTACCGAACTCGACCCGGAGGACATGGAGTCGACCCTCGCCCGGCTCGGCGGCATCGCCAAGTTCATCGGCGCGACGCTGAGCAATACGGCCAACCCGACACAGCTCGGCGCCGGTTACAAGGTCAACGTCATCCCCGGCGAGGCGACCGCCCACGTCGACGGACGGTTCCTGCCCGGCCACGAGGAGGAGTTCCTCGCCGACCTCGACCGGATCCTCGGCCCGAACGTCCGTCGCGAGGACGTCCACGCCGACAAGGCCGTCGAGACCACCTTCGACGGGGCGCTCGTGGCGGCGATGCAGTCCGCGCTGCTGGCCGAGGACCCGACCGCCAAGGCGATCCCCTACATGCTCTCCGGCGGCACGGACGCGAAGTCCTTCGACGACCTGGGCATCCGCGGTTTCGGCTTCGTGCCGCTGAAGCTGCCCCCGGAGCTGGACTTCGCCGGCATGTTCCACGGCGTGGACGAGCGGGTGCCGGTGGAGGGCCTGCGGTTCGGCGTGCGCGTGCTCGACCGGTTCATCGACGCGTCCTGA
- a CDS encoding GntP family permease: MTRLSVEMLAADAPEPITSAGHAQLGIAVLAGIAVIVLLITKFKLHAFLSLTIGSLALGAIAGAPLDKVLLSFSAGLGSTVAGVGVLIALGAILGKMLADSGGADQIVDTILARAGGRSMPWAMVLIASVIGLPLFFEVGIVLLIPVVLMVAKRGNYSLMRIGIPALAGLSVMHGLVPPHPGPLVAIDAVGADLGVTLALGVLVAIPTVIIAGPVFSKYAARWVDVPAPEKMIPQRASEELDKRPGFGATLFTVLLPVILMLAKALVDIVVDDPENPVQRVFDVVGAPMIALLASVLVGIFTLLRPAGFSKERISPLVEKSLMPIAGILLIVGAGGGFKQTLIDTGVGQMVLDISEDWAIPALLLAWLIAVVIRLATGSATVATVSAAGLVAPLAADMSTTHAALLVLAIGAGSLFFSHVNDAGFWMVKEYFGLSVGQNIKTWSVMETIISVVAGGLVLLLSLVI, encoded by the coding sequence GTGACCAGACTCAGCGTCGAGATGCTGGCAGCGGACGCACCCGAGCCGATCACCTCGGCCGGCCACGCTCAGCTGGGCATCGCCGTCCTGGCGGGCATCGCCGTCATCGTCCTGCTCATCACGAAGTTCAAGCTGCACGCCTTCCTGTCGCTGACCATCGGGTCACTGGCGCTCGGCGCGATCGCCGGGGCGCCCCTGGACAAGGTGCTGCTCAGCTTCAGCGCCGGCCTCGGCTCCACGGTCGCCGGTGTCGGTGTGCTGATCGCCCTCGGGGCGATCCTGGGCAAGATGCTCGCCGACTCCGGCGGCGCCGACCAGATCGTCGACACGATCCTCGCCCGGGCCGGCGGGCGGTCGATGCCGTGGGCGATGGTGCTGATCGCCTCCGTGATCGGGCTGCCGCTGTTCTTCGAGGTCGGCATCGTGCTGCTGATCCCCGTCGTACTGATGGTCGCCAAGCGAGGCAACTACTCGCTGATGCGCATCGGTATCCCGGCGCTCGCGGGCCTGTCCGTGATGCACGGCCTGGTGCCGCCGCACCCCGGTCCGCTGGTCGCGATCGACGCCGTCGGGGCCGACCTGGGCGTGACGCTGGCGCTGGGCGTCCTCGTCGCCATACCCACGGTGATCATCGCCGGTCCGGTGTTCTCGAAGTACGCGGCCCGCTGGGTGGACGTCCCGGCCCCCGAGAAGATGATCCCGCAGCGCGCCTCCGAGGAGCTCGACAAGCGCCCCGGCTTCGGCGCCACGCTCTTCACCGTGCTGCTCCCGGTGATCCTCATGCTCGCCAAGGCACTCGTCGACATCGTCGTGGACGACCCCGAGAACCCGGTGCAGCGCGTCTTCGACGTCGTGGGCGCCCCGATGATCGCCCTGCTCGCCTCGGTGCTGGTCGGCATCTTCACGCTGCTGCGGCCCGCGGGGTTCTCCAAGGAGCGGATCTCGCCGCTCGTCGAGAAGAGCCTCATGCCGATCGCGGGCATCCTGCTGATCGTCGGCGCGGGCGGCGGCTTCAAGCAGACGCTCATCGACACGGGCGTGGGGCAGATGGTCCTGGACATCTCCGAGGACTGGGCCATCCCCGCGCTGCTGCTGGCCTGGCTGATCGCGGTGGTGATCCGGCTCGCGACCGGTTCGGCGACCGTGGCCACGGTCTCGGCGGCCGGTCTGGTCGCCCCGCTCGCGGCGGACATGTCCACCACGCACGCGGCGCTGCTCGTCCTGGCCATCGGCGCCGGCTCGCTGTTCTTCAGCCACGTCAACGACGCCGGATTCTGGATGGTGAAGGAGTACTTCGGGCTGAGCGTCGGCCAGAACATCAAGACCTGGTCCGTCATGGAGACGATCATCTCGGTGGTCGCCGGCGGTCTGGTCCTGCTGTTGTCCCTCGTGATCTAG
- a CDS encoding FadR/GntR family transcriptional regulator, producing MSTTGRGLHGRVLDTLGPEITAGEYPPGSVLRTDELAQRFDVSRSVMREAVRVLESMYLVESRRRVGVTVRPKSEWNVYDPQVIRWRLAGADRPGQLRSLTVLRSAIEPVAAGLAARHATAEQCAELTECALGMVAHSRGHKLEGYLHHDVAFHRVVLIASGNEMFARLGDVVAEVLTGRTQHDVMFEDPDPAAVTLHVQVAEAVREGDAARAEELTREITVGALQELDILAP from the coding sequence ATGAGCACAACGGGCCGGGGGCTGCACGGCCGGGTTCTGGACACCCTCGGCCCCGAGATCACCGCGGGTGAGTACCCGCCGGGCAGCGTTCTGCGCACCGACGAGCTCGCCCAGCGTTTCGACGTGTCGCGGTCCGTGATGCGCGAGGCGGTCCGCGTCCTGGAGTCCATGTACCTGGTCGAGTCCCGCCGCCGCGTCGGCGTCACGGTCCGCCCGAAGTCCGAGTGGAACGTCTACGACCCGCAGGTCATCCGCTGGCGCCTGGCCGGAGCCGACCGTCCCGGGCAGCTGCGTTCCCTCACGGTGCTGCGCTCGGCCATCGAGCCGGTCGCGGCCGGCCTCGCCGCCCGGCACGCCACGGCCGAGCAGTGCGCCGAGCTCACCGAGTGCGCCCTCGGCATGGTCGCTCACTCGCGCGGTCACAAACTCGAGGGGTACCTCCACCACGACGTCGCCTTCCACCGCGTCGTCCTGATCGCTTCCGGCAACGAGATGTTCGCCCGCCTCGGCGACGTCGTCGCGGAGGTACTGACCGGCCGCACCCAGCACGACGTCATGTTCGAGGACCCCGACCCGGCCGCCGTCACCCTGCACGTCCAGGTCGCCGAGGCGGTCCGCGAGGGCGACGCCGCCCGGGCGGAGGAGCTGACCCGCGAGATCACGGTCGGCGCCCTCCAGGAACTCGACATCCTGGCGCCGTAG
- a CDS encoding cytochrome b/b6 domain-containing protein, whose amino-acid sequence MTLRADTPPDTAHVRRFTTLQRWTHRTTAALMAICVVTAACLYVPQLAELVGRRALVVTLHQWAGLVLPVPVLAALASRAFRADLGRLNRFGPHDRTWLRAALHRDKRRSSRPAAKFNAGQKLYAAWIAGATLVMLATGLMMWFTHLTPLLWRTSATFVHDWLALTIGIVLAGHIGMALADPESRRGMRTGSVSREWAERQHTLWRP is encoded by the coding sequence ATGACCCTACGAGCTGACACCCCGCCGGACACGGCCCACGTGCGCCGCTTCACCACACTGCAGCGCTGGACCCACCGCACCACGGCCGCCCTGATGGCCATCTGCGTCGTCACCGCGGCCTGCCTCTACGTCCCCCAGCTCGCCGAACTCGTCGGCCGCCGCGCTCTGGTCGTCACCCTGCACCAGTGGGCCGGACTTGTTCTGCCCGTCCCCGTCCTGGCCGCCCTCGCCTCCCGGGCCTTCCGCGCCGACCTCGGCCGCCTCAACCGCTTCGGCCCGCACGACCGCACCTGGCTGCGCGCCGCCCTGCACCGCGACAAACGCCGCTCGTCCCGCCCCGCGGCCAAGTTCAACGCCGGCCAGAAGCTCTACGCCGCCTGGATCGCCGGCGCCACGCTGGTCATGCTCGCCACGGGCCTGATGATGTGGTTCACCCACCTCACCCCCCTGCTCTGGCGCACCAGCGCCACCTTCGTCCACGACTGGCTGGCCCTCACCATCGGCATCGTCCTGGCAGGCCACATCGGCATGGCCCTGGCGGACCCGGAGTCCAGGAGGGGCATGCGCACCGGCTCGGTGAGCCGGGAGTGGGCGGAGCGGCAGCACACCCTGTGGCGGCCGTGA
- a CDS encoding YchJ family protein produces the protein MTSRSCPCGLPQAYEACCGRFHSGGAAAPTAEALMRSRYCAFVKGDVAYLLRTWHPRTRPGRLELDPGMRWTGLEVLGTSDGSAFHTTGTVEFRASYRGGSLHELSRFERVDGAWVYVDGEFPA, from the coding sequence ATGACCAGCCGTTCCTGCCCGTGCGGACTTCCCCAGGCCTACGAGGCGTGCTGCGGCCGTTTCCACTCCGGGGGCGCCGCCGCGCCGACCGCCGAGGCGTTGATGCGGTCGCGGTACTGCGCGTTCGTGAAGGGGGACGTCGCGTATCTGCTGCGGACGTGGCACCCGCGGACGCGGCCGGGACGGCTGGAGCTGGATCCGGGGATGCGGTGGACCGGGCTGGAGGTCCTGGGGACGAGCGACGGGTCCGCGTTCCACACCACCGGCACCGTGGAGTTCCGGGCGTCCTACCGGGGCGGGTCCCTGCACGAGCTGAGCCGGTTCGAGCGGGTCGACGGGGCCTGGGTGTACGTCGACGGGGAGTTCCCGGCGTAG
- a CDS encoding gluconokinase produces the protein MNTPHVVVVMGVAGTGKTTIGPLLAARLGVPYAEGDDFHPPANIAKMSAGTPLTDEDRLPWLDAIGAWAHGRAGLGGVVSCSALKRSYRDRLRAAAPGVVFVHLTGDRALIEDRMSHRQGHFMPTALLDSQFATLQPLAADEAGVGVDVAGGPEEITERAVHALQDLPEPVQ, from the coding sequence ATGAACACCCCCCACGTCGTCGTGGTCATGGGCGTAGCGGGCACCGGCAAGACCACCATCGGTCCCCTGCTCGCGGCCCGGCTCGGCGTTCCGTACGCCGAGGGCGACGACTTCCATCCGCCGGCCAACATCGCCAAGATGTCGGCCGGCACCCCGCTCACCGACGAGGACCGCCTGCCCTGGCTCGACGCCATCGGCGCGTGGGCGCACGGGCGGGCCGGGCTCGGCGGGGTCGTCAGCTGCTCGGCACTGAAGCGGTCGTACCGCGACCGGCTGCGGGCCGCCGCGCCGGGCGTGGTCTTCGTGCATCTCACGGGTGACCGCGCGCTGATCGAGGACCGGATGTCGCACCGGCAGGGGCACTTCATGCCCACGGCGCTGCTCGACTCCCAGTTCGCCACGCTCCAGCCCCTCGCGGCGGACGAGGCGGGGGTCGGGGTGGACGTCGCGGGCGGCCCGGAGGAGATCACCGAACGGGCGGTGCACGCCCTGCAGGACCTCCCCGAGCCCGTCCAGTAG
- a CDS encoding chaplin, giving the protein MRQATRKGLMTVAAATGVIAAAGGSAHADSGAQGSASGSPGVLSGNSVQAPVYAPVNVCGNTVNVVGVLNPSVGNSCANKSGGSSSGGYGEHGGHGGNGGNGGSHAGGHATDSPGVGSGNHVQAPVHVPVNVCGNSVDVIGIGNPSTGNDCSNDGGRHGTPPGGGHETPGQPGDPGNPGNPGQPGNPGNPGNPGDPGTPGNPGDPGNPGEPGGPGTPGTPPSTGGETPGGASHGNKPGGQFVTQPDGDAQLASTGSDLPLGLALPAGAGALLAGAILYRKARASA; this is encoded by the coding sequence ATGCGACAGGCTACCCGCAAGGGTCTGATGACCGTGGCGGCCGCGACCGGCGTGATCGCCGCCGCGGGCGGCTCCGCTCACGCCGACTCGGGCGCCCAGGGTTCGGCGTCGGGCTCGCCCGGCGTACTGTCCGGAAACTCGGTGCAGGCGCCGGTGTACGCGCCGGTCAACGTGTGCGGGAACACGGTCAACGTCGTCGGTGTGCTCAATCCGTCGGTGGGCAACTCGTGCGCCAACAAGAGCGGTGGATCGTCGTCGGGGGGATACGGCGAACACGGCGGTCATGGTGGTAACGGCGGTAACGGCGGCTCCCACGCGGGTGGGCACGCCACCGACTCGCCCGGCGTCGGCTCGGGCAACCACGTCCAGGCTCCGGTCCACGTGCCGGTGAACGTCTGCGGCAACAGTGTCGACGTCATCGGCATCGGCAACCCCAGCACGGGCAACGACTGCTCCAACGACGGCGGCCGGCACGGCACCCCGCCGGGCGGCGGCCACGAGACCCCGGGCCAGCCGGGCGACCCGGGCAACCCCGGTAACCCGGGCCAGCCAGGGAACCCCGGCAACCCCGGTAACCCGGGCGATCCCGGCACCCCCGGAAACCCGGGCGACCCCGGCAACCCCGGTGAGCCGGGCGGTCCCGGCACCCCGGGCACCCCGCCCTCCACCGGCGGCGAGACCCCGGGCGGCGCCTCGCACGGCAACAAGCCGGGCGGCCAGTTCGTCACGCAGCCCGACGGCGACGCCCAGCTCGCCAGCACCGGCAGCGATCTGCCGCTCGGCCTGGCCCTGCCGGCCGGCGCGGGCGCGCTGCTCGCGGGCGCGATCCTCTACCGCAAGGCACGCGCCTCGGCCTGA
- a CDS encoding DUF5703 family protein: MPEYEFVDVYVPRGVSRNETARLLTDHAEYGHWELHRLTLLRDGSRKVRLRRRIIRQVRATW, from the coding sequence ATGCCGGAATACGAATTTGTCGACGTGTACGTCCCCCGCGGGGTCTCCCGCAACGAGACGGCACGTCTGCTGACGGACCACGCGGAGTACGGACACTGGGAGTTGCACCGTCTGACCCTGCTGCGCGACGGCAGCCGCAAGGTGCGGTTGCGCCGGCGGATCATCCGCCAGGTGCGTGCCACGTGGTGA
- the chpH gene encoding chaplin ChpH, with protein sequence MIKKVVAAAAATGGLVLAGAGLAVADSGAQGAAVHSPGVLSGNVVQVPVHVPVNVCGNTVSVIGLLNPAFGNTCINK encoded by the coding sequence ATGATCAAGAAGGTCGTCGCTGCTGCGGCTGCCACCGGTGGGCTGGTTCTCGCGGGCGCGGGCCTGGCCGTCGCCGACTCGGGTGCTCAGGGTGCCGCCGTGCACTCCCCGGGCGTCCTGTCCGGCAACGTCGTCCAGGTGCCCGTTCACGTCCCGGTGAACGTCTGCGGCAACACGGTCTCCGTGATCGGGCTGCTGAACCCCGCCTTCGGCAACACCTGCATCAACAAGTGA